The following are encoded together in the Thunnus albacares chromosome 7, fThuAlb1.1, whole genome shotgun sequence genome:
- the sall1b gene encoding sal-like protein 1 → MSRRKQLKPQHVQSGGLSLTEHIDDATLSSAHPAMDPAACVCSRCCAEFSSLSDLEQHQKDCFPNPPVLIVNENEDLLYGSNVLPAASLPASTAVELGETVHNSEVEHCNTPTQDRSNQSAEDMDCFSSKSSHSSVQNTSSNQGSTSLFPAVSLPQHGCSVDQGGYSWMKSNVIIENLENTKVAVAQFSQSTHSDSFHSKTAISSLLQQLLALQIQQIHQLQLIDQIRHQVLLFASHRAEIPETLVICTKELSSSKSTNQLKALSAHLSQQLAAAAGIAKCLSTQSVNMSDFKQFAATEQLKQSQHDSRDASKSSSQTVSELTTSAVHKHAPKKEHVHCGSSDSKLNFLSQTEMSSLMFSNNQFISKNSESTYLPHPSSSSEQTASNSIPNISAIVEDLDALAALAHQRRFKNLKLSEPKLCSKDSLFKHTCRFCSKVLGSDSALQIHLRSHTGERPYKCNICGNRFSTRGNLKVHFQKHKERYPHIQMNPCPVPQHPNSIRTNAGISHSMSMSPEKESWLDKLPSLATTTSGSLKQSESTNLSSLKALKQEEQPISVPIPCAQGELYFDSSGSFDSNSTANPTITSESFESSQQRTMNLKSEDVNPSFNFISKVMTTKSVGSANVIPKLFTHPDSTSFSGFHSFKRSENPEPQLLSENSNKSVSDPNECVICHRILSCQSALRMHYRTHTGERPYQCQVCCRAFTTKGNLKTHQAVHRATIPLRVQHSCPICQKKFTNAVVLQQHVHMHMEGHIPSADLTDRKYTADCNEGFRDRTKLNHINNISDDNNEGFCDNRLSRFKSLSIHLVPSSFDKSPFDALKKTSYQLQWIKTEKPDEGCQTNNKQAAESGQCNGTFSMSDSSSSTQSMSPSSQASVYLKPDKPFQTWLNSTTLTLCASATAPTDLKLFSHADDSPSLIHNLHEKGIFKNTYCDICGKTFACQSALDIHYRSHTKERPFICTTCNRGFSTKGNLKQHMLTHQMRDFPPRLFEPSNPNLTPNHNGSMLSTGSPTVKTEVTAFLSPSVINSRDRCDDVCAVAPPRRTPKQHHCNTCGKSFSSSSALQIHERTHTGERPFACTVCGRAFTTKGNLKVHMGTHMWNSAPSRRGRRLSVDRSSVGFGTRPVKLPEPPQKTSETVYHWNQSPQLFSTSLKTNDVCMIQGGGSSFLVHNGLKEKTPVESSGVCHLTDQRDPLIVNVVNDNN, encoded by the exons ATGTCACGGAGGAAACAACTCAAACCACAGCACGTCCAGTCTGGTGGTTTATCTCTCACTGAACACATCG ATGATGCCACTCTCAGCTCGGCTCATCCTGCAATGGATCCTGCTGCTTGTGTCTGTAGCCGATGTTGCGCTGAGTTTAGCTCGCTATCAGACCTGGAACAGCATCAAAAGGATTGCTTTCCAAATCCTCCTGTTCTCATTGTGAATGAGAACGAGGATCTGCTGTACGGCAGCAACGTTCTCCCTGCAGCCTCATTACCAGCCAGCACAGCAGTGGAGctgggtgaaacagtccataaCTCTGAGGTTGAACACTGCAACACTCCAACACAGGACAGATCCAATCAAAGTGCAGAAGACATGGATTGTTTTAGCAGCAAAAGTAGCCACAGCAGTGTTCAGAACACCAGCAGTAACCAGGGAAGTACCTCACTTTTCCCAGCAGTATCTTTACCTCAACATGGCTGCTCAGTTGACCAGGGAGGATACTCGTGGATGAAGAGCAACGTCATCATTGAAAACCTTGAGAACACTAAAGTGGCTGTGGCTCAGTTTTCACAGTCGACTCACTCAGATAGTTTCCACAGTAAGACTGCCATCTCgtctctgctgcagcagctaCTCGCGCTGCAAATACAGCAAATCCATCAGTTGCAGCTAATTGATCAGATTCGTCACCAGGTTCTGCTGTTTGCTTCTCACAGAGCCGAGATACCAGAGACTCTGGTAATCTGCACCAAAGAGCTGTCATCCTCAAAATCCACAAATCAGCTCAAGGCTCTCAGTGCACATCTGTCTCAACAGCtagctgcagctgcagggaTAGCCAAATGTTTGTCCACTCAGTCTGTTAACATGAGTGACTTCAAGCAGTTTGCAGCCACCGAGCAACTGAAGCAAAGTCAACATGACAGCAGAGATGCATCAAAAAGCTCTTCGCAAACTGTCAGTGAGCTCACAACTTCAGCTGTTCACAAGCATGCTCCCAAAAAAGAGCATGTGCACTGTGGTTCTTCTGACTCCAAACTGAACTTCTTGTCCCAAACCGAGATGTCCTCTTTGATGTTTAGCAATAATCAGTTCATCAGCAAAAATTCAGAGAGCACATACTTACCTCACCCTTCATCTAGCAGTGAACAAACAGCATCAAATTCAATACCAAACATCAGTGCAATTGTGGAGGATCTGGATGCCCTGGCAGCCTTGGCTCATCAGAGGAGATTCAAGAATCTGAAGCTTTCTGAACCCAAACTGTGTTCAAAAGACTCTCTctttaaacacacatgcaggttTTGTTCCAAAGTACTTGGGAGTGACAGTGCCTTGCAAATTCATTTGCGATCACACACTGGAGAAAGGCCATATAAATGCAACATCTGTGGAAACAGGTTCTCCACTCGCGGGAATTTGAAGGTTCATTTCCAGAAGCACAAAGAGAGATATCCACACATCCAAATGAACCCTTGTCCAGTTCCACAGCACCCAAATAGTATCAGAACCAATGCTGGGATTAGTCATAGTATGTCCATGTCACCAGAGAAAGAAAGCTGGCTGGATAAGTTGCCATCCCTGGCTACAACTACCTCTGGTTCCCTGAAACAGTCAGAGTCAACCAACCTGTCATCTCTCAAGGCTCTTAAGCAAGAAGAGCAGCCTATCTCAGTACCAATTCCCTGTGCTCAAGGTGAGCTTTACTTTGATTCATCAGGAAGCTTTGACTCCAACTCAACAGCAAACCCTACAATAACTTCTGAATCATTTGAGAGCAGCCAACAAAGAACAATGAATCTTAAAAGTGAAGATGTAAACCCATCTTTTAACTTTATCTCAAAAGTGATGACCACAAAGTCAGTGGGATCAGCCAATGTTATACCCAAACTATTCACCCACCCAGATTCTACCTCATTTTCAggatttcattcattcaaacgCTCTGAGAACCCTGAACCCCAGCTGCTATCAGAGAACTCTAACAAAAGTGTGTCGGACCCAAATGAGTGTGTCATCTGCCATCGCATACTCAGTTGTCAGAGTGCCCTGAGGATGCATTATCGGACACATACAGGGGAGCGTCCGTACCAGTGTCAAGTGTGTTGTCGAGCCTTCACCACCAAAGGAAACCTGAAGACACACCAAGCTGTTCACCGTGCAACAATCCCATTGAGAGTCCAGCACTCGTGTCCCATCTGCCAAAAGAAGTTCACCAATGCTGTGGTCCTACAGCAACATGTACACATGCATATGGAAGGTCACATACCCAGTGCAGACCTTACAGATCGGAAATACACAGCAGATTGTAATGAAGGATTcagagacagaacaaaactgaatCACATAAACAACATTTCGGATGACAATAATGAGGGTTTTTGTGACAACAGATTGTCTAGATTCAAATCTTTGTCTATCCATTTGGTCCCATCATCATTTGATAAAAGCCCTTTTGATGCTCTCAAGAAGACGAGTTACCAGCTCCAATGGATCAAGACAGAGAAACCAGACGAAGGttgtcaaacaaacaacaaacaggcTGCTGAAAGCGGTCAATGCAATGGCACATTCTCAATGTCTGACAGTTCCTCTTCCACTCAGTCTATGTCCCCAAGCAGTCAAGCTTCAGTGTATTTAAAACCTGACAAACCGTTCCAGACGTGGCTCAACTCAACCACTTTAACACTTTGCGCATCTGCCACAGCGCCAACTGACCTAAAATTATTTAGCCACGCAGACGATTCTCCAAGCTTGATTCACAACCTGCATgagaaggggatctttaagaacACTTACTGTGACATATGTGGAAAGACTTTTGCCTGTCAAAGTGCCTTGGATATCCACTATAGAAGCCATACCAAGGAGAGACCTTTTATCTGCACAACATGCAACAGGGGCTTTTCCACAAAGGGGAATCTCAAACAACACATGCTGACACATCAAATGAGGGACTTCCCACCACGTCTCTTTGAACCCTCCAATCCTAACTTAACACCAAACCATAATGGCTCCATGTTATCCACTGGCTCACCAACTGTGAAGACAGAGGTGACAGCGTTCCTGAGCCCCTCTGTTATTAATAGTAGGGATCGCTGTGATGACGTATGTGCTGTTGCACCACCTCGACGGACACCCAAACAGCACCACTGCAACACTTGTGGGAAgagcttctcctcctccagtgcTCTGCAGATCCATGAGAGGACTCACACCGGGGAGAGGCCATTCGCCTGCACCGTCTGTGGACGAGCTTTTACTACCAAAGGAAACCTAAAG